From a single Candidatus Methylomirabilis sp. genomic region:
- a CDS encoding acylphosphatase has product MAGPRARVLISGKVQGVFFRASAEEEARSRGLAGWVRNTPDGQVEAVFEGEREAIEAMIAWCHRGPSGARVVDVVVTWEEPRGERGFSVRF; this is encoded by the coding sequence TCTCAGGGAAGGTCCAGGGGGTCTTCTTCCGGGCCTCGGCCGAGGAGGAGGCGCGCTCGCGCGGCCTCGCCGGCTGGGTCCGCAACACCCCAGATGGCCAGGTCGAGGCGGTCTTCGAGGGGGAGCGCGAGGCCATCGAGGCCATGATCGCCTGGTGCCACCGCGGACCCTCGGGGGCGCGGGTGGTGGATGTGGTTGTGACATGGGAAGAGCCTCGGGGGGAGCGGGGGTTCTCGGTCCGGTTCTAG